From Pseudomonas alcaligenes, a single genomic window includes:
- a CDS encoding NAD(P)H-dependent glycerol-3-phosphate dehydrogenase: MTEQQPVAVLGGGSFGTAIANLLAENGQRVLQWMRDPEQAEAMRTQRENPRYLKGVKLHPGVEPLNDLPATLAACELVFVAIPSSALRKALQPVAGELAGKLLISTTKGIEADGFKLMSQILAEVAPQARIGVLSGPNLAKEVAEHALTATVIASEDEELCQRVQQALHGRTFRVYASRDSFGVELGGALKNVYAIIAGMAAALGMGENTKSMLITRALAEMTRFAVKLGANPMTFLGLAGVGDLIVTCTSPKSRNYQVGFALGEGLSLEDAVARLGEVAEGVNTLKVLKHKAEEMQVYMPLVAGLHAILFEGRTLAQVIEALMRGEPKTDVDFISISGF, encoded by the coding sequence ATGACCGAGCAACAACCTGTTGCAGTGCTGGGCGGCGGTAGCTTCGGCACCGCCATCGCCAATCTGCTGGCCGAGAATGGCCAGCGCGTCCTGCAGTGGATGCGCGACCCCGAGCAGGCCGAAGCGATGCGCACCCAGCGTGAGAACCCGCGCTACCTCAAGGGCGTCAAGCTGCACCCGGGGGTCGAGCCGCTGAACGATCTGCCGGCGACCCTGGCGGCCTGCGAACTGGTGTTCGTCGCCATTCCGTCCTCGGCCCTGCGCAAGGCCCTGCAGCCGGTGGCCGGCGAGCTGGCCGGCAAGCTGCTGATCAGTACCACCAAGGGCATCGAGGCCGACGGCTTCAAGCTGATGAGCCAGATCCTCGCCGAAGTGGCGCCGCAGGCGCGCATCGGTGTGCTGTCCGGGCCCAACCTGGCCAAGGAAGTGGCCGAGCATGCACTGACCGCCACGGTGATCGCCAGCGAGGACGAAGAGCTCTGCCAGCGCGTGCAGCAAGCCCTGCACGGCCGCACCTTCCGCGTCTATGCCAGCCGCGACAGCTTCGGCGTCGAGCTGGGCGGGGCGCTGAAGAACGTCTACGCGATCATCGCCGGCATGGCTGCAGCCCTGGGCATGGGTGAGAACACCAAAAGCATGCTGATTACCCGCGCCCTGGCGGAGATGACCCGCTTTGCCGTCAAGCTCGGTGCCAACCCGATGACCTTCCTCGGCCTGGCCGGCGTCGGCGACCTGATCGTCACCTGCACCTCGCCGAAGAGCCGCAACTACCAGGTCGGTTTCGCCCTGGGCGAGGGCCTCAGCCTGGAGGACGCGGTGGCGCGCCTGGGCGAAGTGGCTGAAGGCGTCAACACGCTCAAGGTGCTCAAGCACAAGGCCGAGGAAATGCAGGTCTACATGCCGCTGGTCGCCGGTTTACATGCCATCCTGTTCGAGGGCCGTACCCTGGCCCAGGTGATCGAGGCGCTGATGCGCGGCGAGCCGAAAACCGACGTGGATTTCATTTCGATCAGCGGGTTCTGA
- a CDS encoding AMP-binding protein, with translation MASAVRLPLEVFFERESRHPNKTYLIQPLGNGQVEELTWSEVGEQARRAASWLRSLELEPGSRIAIISKNCAHWIITDLAIWMAGHVSVPLYPNLTGDSVRQVLEHAEARVAFIGKLDDWPAMQTGIPAGVPTVAMPLHPAGEFSKHWHELQACTPIQDTPRPGPEQLATIIYTSGTTGMPKGVMHNFSNFGFTASHAIELFGVSEADRVLSYLPLCHVAERMFVELNSLYSGLTVYFAESLDTFLVDLCRARPTVFFGVPRIWTKFQMGVYSKMSAQKLDLLLSIPLLGRLIGRKVLRGLGLDAVRYGLSGAAPVPEALLNWYRRLGLELQEVYGMTENCGYSHVCRPGKFKQGWIGQNNPGVEVRISEEGEVLVRSGSTMQGYYKEPGKTAEAMTADGYLRTGDKGEQDAEGNLRLTGRIKEIFKTSKGKYVAPAPIENRLAVHSHIEQVCVVGDGLPQPLALCVLSEAGRKEPREQLEGSLKRLLEETNQVLDKHEQLNGLVLVPEVWAVDNGFLTPTLKIKRASVESAYSPHFDAWGQKREGVVWH, from the coding sequence GTGGCCAGTGCAGTCCGTTTACCGCTCGAAGTGTTTTTCGAGCGCGAGTCGCGTCACCCGAACAAGACTTACCTGATCCAGCCCCTGGGCAATGGCCAGGTCGAGGAACTGACCTGGTCCGAGGTCGGCGAGCAGGCACGGCGGGCGGCCAGTTGGTTGCGCAGCCTGGAGCTGGAGCCGGGCAGCCGCATCGCCATCATCTCGAAGAACTGTGCGCACTGGATCATCACCGATCTGGCCATCTGGATGGCCGGGCACGTCTCGGTGCCGCTGTATCCCAACCTCACCGGCGACTCCGTGCGCCAGGTGCTGGAGCATGCCGAGGCGCGGGTGGCCTTTATCGGCAAGCTGGACGACTGGCCGGCGATGCAGACGGGTATTCCCGCCGGCGTGCCGACCGTGGCCATGCCGCTGCACCCGGCCGGCGAGTTCAGCAAGCACTGGCATGAGCTGCAGGCCTGTACGCCGATCCAGGACACCCCGCGTCCCGGCCCCGAGCAGTTGGCGACCATCATCTACACCTCCGGTACCACCGGCATGCCCAAGGGCGTGATGCACAACTTCAGCAATTTCGGTTTTACCGCCAGCCATGCCATCGAGCTGTTCGGTGTCAGCGAGGCGGATCGGGTGCTGTCCTACCTGCCGTTGTGCCATGTGGCCGAGCGCATGTTCGTCGAGCTCAACTCGCTGTACAGCGGCCTCACCGTGTATTTCGCCGAGAGCCTGGATACCTTCCTGGTCGACCTGTGCCGCGCCCGGCCCACGGTATTCTTCGGCGTGCCGCGGATCTGGACCAAGTTCCAGATGGGCGTCTATTCGAAGATGTCGGCGCAGAAGCTCGACCTGCTGCTTTCCATTCCGCTGCTCGGCCGCCTGATCGGGCGCAAGGTACTGCGCGGCCTGGGCCTGGATGCGGTGCGCTACGGCCTGTCCGGCGCCGCGCCGGTGCCTGAGGCGCTGCTCAACTGGTACCGCCGCCTGGGCCTGGAGTTGCAGGAGGTCTACGGCATGACCGAGAACTGCGGTTACTCCCACGTATGCCGCCCGGGCAAGTTCAAGCAGGGCTGGATCGGCCAGAACAATCCCGGCGTGGAAGTGCGCATCAGCGAGGAGGGCGAGGTGCTGGTACGCAGCGGCTCGACCATGCAGGGCTACTACAAGGAGCCGGGCAAGACCGCCGAGGCGATGACCGCGGACGGCTACCTGCGCACCGGCGACAAGGGCGAGCAGGACGCTGAAGGCAACCTGCGCCTGACCGGGCGGATCAAGGAAATCTTCAAGACCAGCAAGGGCAAATACGTGGCCCCGGCGCCGATCGAGAACCGCCTGGCGGTGCATTCGCATATCGAGCAGGTGTGCGTGGTCGGCGACGGCCTGCCACAGCCGCTGGCCCTGTGCGTGCTGTCCGAAGCCGGGCGCAAGGAGCCGCGCGAGCAGCTGGAAGGCAGCCTCAAGCGCCTGCTCGAGGAAACCAACCAGGTGCTGGACAAGCACGAGCAGCTCAACGGCCTGGTGCTGGTGCCGGAAGTCTGGGCGGTGGACAACGGCTTCCTCACGCCGACGCTGAAGATCAAGCGGGCTTCGGTGGAGAGCGCCTACAGCCCGCATTTCGATGCCTGGGGCCAGAAGCGCGAAGGGGTGGTGTGGCACTGA
- the sixA gene encoding phosphohistidine phosphatase SixA yields MKLWLLRHGEAQPHARRDAERALTEHGRNEVRQSAERLRGRPLQRILVSPYVRAQQTAELVCEHLGLDLPLTTLDWLTPDDSPRDVANRLDQYPADELLIVSHNPLLGALAGLLVHGHLQLPFPLRTASLVGLEAELPLAGLMQQIELYHPR; encoded by the coding sequence GTGAAGCTGTGGCTGCTGCGCCACGGTGAGGCGCAGCCGCATGCGCGCCGTGATGCCGAGCGGGCGCTGACCGAGCATGGCCGCAACGAAGTGCGGCAAAGTGCCGAACGCCTGCGCGGCCGGCCCTTGCAGCGCATTCTGGTCAGTCCCTATGTACGGGCCCAGCAGACGGCCGAGCTGGTGTGTGAACACCTGGGCCTCGACCTGCCGCTGACCACCCTGGACTGGCTGACGCCGGACGATTCGCCGCGCGATGTGGCCAACCGGCTCGACCAGTATCCCGCCGACGAATTGCTGATCGTCAGCCACAACCCCCTGCTCGGCGCCCTGGCCGGACTGCTGGTGCATGGCCACCTGCAACTGCCATTTCCCCTGCGCACCGCCAGCCTGGTCGGCCTCGAAGCCGAGCTGCCGCTGGCCGGCCTGATGCAGCAGATCGAGCTGTATCACCCGCGCTAG
- a CDS encoding DUF4389 domain-containing protein, which produces MSEPSNELERESIVLRILWMLLFAIVWQLAEIILGGVVLLQLGYRLFYGAPNAGLQGLGDSLSQYLQQIGRFGSFNTEEKPWPFADWPTPRAPENNEPHSIPPAPHPVRDEEPKL; this is translated from the coding sequence ATGAGCGAGCCGAGCAACGAGCTGGAACGGGAATCCATCGTGCTGCGCATTCTGTGGATGCTGCTATTCGCCATCGTCTGGCAACTGGCGGAGATCATCCTCGGCGGCGTGGTGCTGCTGCAGCTGGGCTATCGCCTGTTCTACGGGGCGCCAAATGCCGGCCTGCAGGGCCTGGGCGACAGCCTCAGCCAGTACCTGCAGCAGATCGGCCGCTTCGGCAGCTTCAATACGGAAGAGAAACCCTGGCCGTTTGCCGACTGGCCGACCCCGCGCGCCCCGGAAAACAATGAGCCGCACAGTATCCCGCCGGCGCCGCACCCGGTGCGCGACGAAGAACCCAAGCTGTGA
- a CDS encoding DUF2986 domain-containing protein → MNRRKKINQLLKAHAKKASAKLAPKSNKPKYISKADRLKLAAEQDLVAPAED, encoded by the coding sequence ATGAATCGGCGCAAGAAGATCAATCAGCTGTTAAAGGCCCACGCCAAAAAGGCCAGTGCCAAGCTGGCACCCAAGAGCAACAAACCCAAGTACATCAGCAAGGCGGATCGTCTGAAGCTGGCGGCCGAGCAAGACCTCGTCGCGCCTGCTGAAGACTGA
- a CDS encoding MlaD family protein, protein METRAHHVLIGLFTVLSLGAALLFALWLGKSSVDKEFLLYDVVFKEAVTGLSLGSAVQYSGIKVGDVSQLSLDPQDPRKVRVRIRVGPQTPIKQNTHARLAITGVTGNAIIQLYGGTPSSPALATRNEQPSEIPADPSPLARLLANGEDLVGNINSLLLNANRLFSDENLTHVGNTLKQLDQTTAVLAEQRDGIRQTLAQLGEASRQANLTLQQSTALAQKANRLVDEQGSEIFRRTEQTVAALERSSRSLEQLLANNQGALASGLQGISDIGPAIAELRTTLAVLRQSGRRLAENPGALLEREQNQEFEP, encoded by the coding sequence ATGGAAACCCGTGCCCACCACGTACTGATCGGCCTGTTCACCGTGCTGTCACTCGGCGCGGCCCTGCTGTTCGCCCTGTGGCTGGGCAAGTCCAGTGTCGACAAGGAATTCCTGCTCTATGACGTGGTGTTCAAGGAGGCAGTGACCGGCCTGTCGCTGGGCAGCGCCGTGCAGTACAGCGGCATCAAGGTTGGCGACGTCAGCCAGCTCAGCCTCGACCCGCAGGACCCGCGCAAGGTGCGCGTGCGCATTCGCGTGGGCCCGCAGACGCCGATCAAGCAGAACACCCATGCGCGCCTGGCCATCACCGGCGTCACCGGCAACGCCATCATCCAGCTCTACGGTGGCACACCCTCCAGCCCGGCCCTGGCCACGCGCAACGAGCAGCCCAGCGAAATCCCCGCCGACCCCTCGCCGCTGGCACGCCTGCTGGCCAACGGCGAAGACCTGGTGGGCAATATCAACAGCCTGCTGCTCAACGCCAACCGGCTGTTCTCCGACGAGAACCTGACCCACGTCGGCAACACCCTCAAGCAGCTCGACCAGACTACCGCGGTGCTCGCCGAGCAGCGCGACGGCATCCGCCAGACCCTGGCCCAGCTTGGCGAAGCCAGCCGCCAGGCCAATCTGACCCTGCAGCAGAGCACTGCCCTGGCGCAGAAGGCCAACCGCCTAGTCGACGAACAGGGCAGCGAGATCTTCCGCCGCACCGAACAGACCGTCGCCGCGCTGGAGCGCAGCAGCCGCAGTCTTGAGCAACTGCTGGCCAACAACCAGGGCGCCCTCGCCAGCGGCCTGCAGGGCATCAGCGACATCGGCCCGGCCATCGCCGAGCTGCGCACCACCCTGGCCGTACTGCGCCAGTCCGGCCGCCGCCTGGCAGAAAACCCCGGCGCCCTGCTCGAACGCGAACAGAACCAGGAGTTCGAACCATGA
- the cobA gene encoding uroporphyrinogen-III C-methyltransferase, protein MSVKVWLVGAGPGDPELLTLKAVKALNQADIVMIDDLVNPAVLEHCPDARIVPVGKRGGCRSTPQAFIHRLMLRYARQGKCVVRLKGGDPCIFGRGSEEADWLTTHGIEVEMVNGITAGLAGATNCGIPLTLRGVARGVTLVTAHTQDDSSLNWPALAQSGTTLVVYMGVAKLPEVRDSLLAGGMRADMPVAMIENASLPHQRECRSTLAGMQQAAHDFQLKSPAILVIGEVAAQQQVRGCSQFVAATPEPVWAQG, encoded by the coding sequence ATGAGCGTAAAAGTCTGGCTGGTAGGTGCAGGCCCCGGCGATCCGGAACTACTGACTCTCAAGGCGGTGAAAGCCCTCAACCAGGCCGATATCGTGATGATCGACGACCTGGTCAACCCGGCCGTGCTGGAGCACTGCCCTGACGCACGCATCGTCCCGGTGGGCAAGCGCGGCGGCTGCCGCTCCACCCCGCAGGCGTTCATCCATCGCCTGATGCTGCGCTATGCGCGCCAGGGCAAGTGCGTGGTGCGCCTGAAAGGCGGCGACCCGTGCATCTTCGGCCGCGGCAGCGAAGAAGCCGACTGGCTCACCACACACGGCATCGAGGTGGAAATGGTCAATGGCATCACCGCCGGCCTGGCTGGCGCCACCAACTGCGGCATCCCCCTGACCCTGCGCGGCGTGGCCCGTGGTGTGACCCTGGTCACCGCCCACACCCAGGACGACAGCAGCCTCAACTGGCCGGCCCTGGCCCAGAGCGGTACCACCCTGGTGGTGTACATGGGCGTAGCAAAACTCCCGGAAGTACGCGACAGCCTGCTGGCCGGCGGCATGCGCGCCGACATGCCGGTGGCAATGATCGAAAACGCCTCGCTGCCCCATCAACGCGAGTGCCGCAGCACCCTGGCCGGCATGCAGCAGGCCGCCCACGACTTCCAGCTCAAGAGCCCGGCGATTCTGGTGATCGGCGAAGTGGCCGCGCAGCAACAGGTTAGGGGCTGTTCCCAGTTCGTCGCGGCCACGCCGGAGCCAGTTTGGGCGCAGGGCTAG
- a CDS encoding molybdopterin-dependent oxidoreductase, with the protein MSEVILQAAATPPSQLTASTCCYCGVGCGVLIEHDGEKILGVQGDPSHPANHGKLCSKGSTLHLTGDLDARALYPELRLGKGLARSRSDWDNALDHAAAVFTETIREHGPDSVAFYISGQLLTEDYYAFNKLARALVGTNNIDSNSRLCMSSAVVGYKRSLGADAPPCSYEDIEQSDCLLIAGSNMAYAHPILFRRLEAAKAARPDMQIIVVDPRRTDTCELADLHLAILPGTDVALFHGILHLLLWEGWVDRAYIDAHTEGFDALKTLVRDYSPAAVAEICGIEQNDLLRAAELIGKAPSFLSLWCMGLNQSTAGSAKNSALINLHLATGQIGRVGAGPFSLTGQPNAMGGRETGSLSNLLPGHREAGNAEHRAEVARYWGVDSLPESTGLTAIELFEAVRAGKIKALWIACTNPAQSLPDQQKVHEALAACPFVVVQEAFFTTETCHYADLLLPAASWGEKEGSVTNSERRITHVRRAVPAPAEARPDWAITCDFARRLEQQLRPGLPSLFDFDSAQALFEEYKHLTRDRDLDLSGLSYAILDNQGPQQWPFPAGAQHGTARLYENGRFPTASGRAQFLAEPYRAAKEQRDARYPLLLNTGRLRDQWHGMSRTGTAARLFGHAEEAVLSLHPDELRNRRLEAGELIVLRSRRGGLILPVQADDSVRPGQAYLPMHWGNRFLKGLGTNVLTQPAFDPLSKQPELKLSSVEVAKAELPWQFFALVEGDVQRRFEALRPLFEGFAYASLTLAGRERPALLIKAASAVAPQAELLAQIDALLGVAEGPVLAYDDPQRTVGKRIRIEDGRITSIRLAGETAARHWLKGLWSDGQADAGLRRWLLAPLATPPGSSGKQASKILCNCLNVSEDAVCAGIARGLDLNGLKQELKCGTSCGSCVPEIKRLLASVPAVVNA; encoded by the coding sequence GTGTCTGAGGTCATCCTGCAAGCGGCCGCCACCCCGCCCAGCCAGCTCACCGCCTCGACCTGCTGCTACTGCGGCGTGGGTTGCGGCGTGCTGATCGAGCACGACGGCGAGAAGATCCTCGGCGTGCAGGGCGACCCCAGCCACCCGGCCAACCATGGCAAGCTGTGCAGCAAGGGCTCGACCCTGCACCTGACCGGCGACCTCGACGCCCGCGCCCTGTACCCCGAGCTGCGCCTGGGCAAGGGCCTGGCCCGCAGCCGCAGCGACTGGGACAACGCCCTGGATCACGCCGCCGCAGTCTTCACCGAGACCATCCGCGAGCACGGCCCGGACAGCGTGGCCTTCTACATCTCCGGCCAGCTGCTGACCGAGGACTACTACGCCTTCAACAAGCTGGCGCGGGCCCTGGTTGGCACCAACAACATCGACAGCAACTCGCGTCTATGCATGAGCTCGGCCGTGGTCGGCTACAAGCGCAGCCTGGGTGCCGACGCGCCGCCGTGCAGCTACGAGGACATCGAGCAGAGCGACTGCCTGCTGATTGCCGGCAGCAACATGGCCTACGCCCACCCCATCCTGTTCCGCCGCCTGGAAGCGGCCAAGGCCGCGCGCCCGGACATGCAGATCATCGTGGTCGACCCGCGCCGCACCGACACCTGCGAGCTGGCCGATCTGCACCTGGCGATCCTGCCTGGCACCGACGTGGCCCTGTTCCACGGCATCCTCCACCTGCTGCTGTGGGAAGGCTGGGTCGACCGCGCCTACATCGATGCCCACACCGAAGGCTTCGACGCCCTCAAGACCCTGGTACGCGACTACAGCCCGGCCGCGGTGGCGGAAATCTGCGGCATCGAGCAGAACGACCTGCTGCGCGCCGCCGAGCTGATCGGCAAGGCACCCTCCTTCCTCTCGCTGTGGTGCATGGGCCTCAACCAGTCCACCGCAGGCTCAGCCAAGAACAGCGCGCTGATCAACCTGCACCTGGCCACCGGGCAGATCGGCCGGGTCGGCGCCGGCCCCTTCTCCCTCACCGGCCAGCCCAACGCCATGGGCGGCCGCGAGACCGGCAGCCTGAGCAACCTGCTGCCCGGCCATCGCGAAGCCGGCAATGCCGAGCACCGAGCAGAAGTGGCCCGCTACTGGGGCGTCGACAGCCTGCCGGAAAGCACCGGCCTGACCGCCATTGAGCTGTTCGAGGCGGTGCGCGCTGGCAAGATCAAGGCCCTGTGGATCGCCTGCACCAACCCCGCGCAATCGCTGCCGGATCAGCAGAAAGTCCACGAGGCCCTGGCTGCCTGCCCCTTCGTGGTGGTGCAGGAGGCCTTCTTCACCACCGAAACCTGCCACTACGCCGACCTTCTGCTCCCGGCCGCCAGCTGGGGCGAAAAAGAAGGCAGCGTGACCAACTCCGAGCGGCGCATCACCCATGTGCGCCGCGCCGTGCCAGCGCCCGCAGAGGCGCGGCCGGATTGGGCGATCACCTGTGACTTTGCCCGTCGTCTGGAACAACAGCTCCGCCCCGGCCTGCCCAGCCTGTTCGACTTCGATAGCGCGCAAGCGCTGTTCGAGGAATACAAGCACCTGACCCGCGATCGCGACCTCGACCTCTCCGGCCTGAGCTACGCGATCCTGGATAACCAAGGTCCGCAACAATGGCCGTTCCCGGCCGGCGCCCAGCACGGCACCGCGCGTCTGTACGAGAATGGCCGTTTCCCCACCGCCAGCGGCCGCGCCCAGTTCCTCGCCGAGCCGTACCGCGCGGCCAAGGAACAGCGCGATGCGCGCTATCCGCTGCTGCTCAATACCGGCCGCCTGCGCGACCAGTGGCACGGCATGAGCCGCACCGGCACCGCCGCGCGGCTGTTCGGCCATGCCGAGGAAGCGGTGCTCAGCCTGCACCCGGACGAACTGCGAAACCGGCGCCTGGAGGCCGGCGAGCTGATCGTCCTGCGCAGCCGCCGTGGCGGCCTGATCCTGCCGGTACAAGCCGACGACAGCGTACGTCCCGGCCAGGCCTACCTGCCCATGCACTGGGGCAACCGCTTCCTCAAGGGCCTGGGCACCAACGTACTGACCCAGCCGGCTTTCGACCCGCTGTCCAAGCAGCCGGAGCTGAAGCTCAGCAGCGTCGAGGTGGCCAAGGCCGAGCTGCCCTGGCAGTTCTTCGCCCTGGTCGAGGGCGACGTGCAGCGCCGCTTCGAGGCCCTGCGCCCGCTGTTCGAGGGCTTCGCCTACGCCAGCCTGACCCTTGCCGGCCGCGAGCGTCCGGCCCTGCTGATCAAGGCCGCCAGTGCGGTGGCCCCGCAAGCCGAGCTGCTGGCACAGATCGATGCCCTGCTCGGTGTCGCCGAAGGCCCGGTGCTGGCCTACGACGACCCGCAGCGCACCGTGGGCAAGCGCATACGCATCGAGGATGGGCGCATCACCAGCATCCGCCTGGCCGGCGAAACCGCCGCACGCCACTGGCTCAAGGGCCTGTGGAGCGACGGCCAGGCCGACGCCGGGCTGCGCCGCTGGCTGCTCGCCCCGCTGGCCACGCCACCCGGCAGCAGCGGCAAGCAAGCCAGCAAGATCCTGTGCAACTGCCTGAACGTCAGCGAAGACGCAGTGTGCGCCGGCATCGCCCGCGGCCTCGACCTCAACGGTCTCAAACAGGAGCTGAAATGCGGCACCAGCTGCGGCTCCTGCGTCCCGGAAATCAAACGCCTGCTGGCCAGCGTGCCGGCAGTAGTGAACGCCTGA
- a CDS encoding ATP-binding cassette domain-containing protein, producing the protein MSALVEVCGLRNQFGAQVVHDQLDLDIRHGEILGVVGGSGTGKSVLLRSIVGLLRPAAGRVTVFGEDLLSLPAERRSQVERRFGVLFQRGALFSSLSVVENIALPLIEHAGLPRSDAEHLARLKVALAGLPVGAGDKFPDELSGGMVKRAALARALALDPEILFLDEPTAGLDPIGAAAFDQLIRTLRDALGLSVFLITHDLDTLYSICDRVAVLSQKRVLVADRLEVVETTDDAWIQDYFHGPRGRAAAQAVLRSETP; encoded by the coding sequence GTGAGCGCGCTGGTCGAGGTCTGTGGCCTGCGCAACCAGTTTGGTGCACAGGTGGTACACGATCAGCTCGACCTGGATATCCGCCATGGCGAGATCCTCGGCGTGGTCGGCGGCTCCGGCACCGGCAAGTCGGTATTGCTGCGCAGCATCGTCGGCCTGCTGCGTCCGGCCGCTGGCCGGGTCACGGTGTTCGGCGAAGACCTGCTGAGCCTGCCGGCCGAACGCCGCTCGCAGGTGGAGCGGCGCTTCGGCGTGCTGTTCCAGCGCGGCGCCTTGTTCTCCTCGCTGAGTGTGGTGGAGAACATCGCCCTGCCGCTGATCGAGCATGCCGGCCTACCGCGCAGCGACGCAGAGCACCTGGCGCGACTCAAGGTGGCCCTGGCCGGTCTGCCGGTGGGCGCTGGCGACAAGTTCCCGGACGAGCTGTCCGGCGGCATGGTCAAGCGCGCCGCCCTGGCCCGTGCCCTGGCCCTGGATCCGGAAATTCTGTTCCTCGACGAGCCCACCGCCGGCCTCGACCCGATTGGCGCCGCGGCCTTCGACCAGCTGATCCGCACCCTGCGCGACGCCCTCGGCCTCAGCGTGTTCCTGATTACCCACGACCTGGACACCCTCTACAGCATCTGCGATCGCGTCGCCGTGCTGTCGCAGAAGCGCGTGCTGGTGGCCGACCGCCTCGAGGTGGTCGAGACCACCGATGACGCCTGGATCCAGGACTACTTTCACGGCCCCCGTGGCCGCGCCGCCGCCCAGGCGGTTCTGCGTTCGGAGACACCCTGA
- a CDS encoding ABC-type transport auxiliary lipoprotein family protein — protein sequence MIHALRALLPLILASLLGACSLLPKAQPIDTYLLPPSTLANKASGVALTRTLSIARPQTSQALDSTRIAVLPEGNRISSYKGARWADPAPSLLRDRLLAVLRSDGRFPALVSDEQHLHSDLELLGNLLSFQSEYQDGQPHAVIRLDAQLVDSNSRRILASRRFEVSQRSSDTQVAAQVAAFGSASDALASELIDWLLSAAPKAGQTAP from the coding sequence ATGATCCACGCCCTGCGTGCCCTTCTCCCGCTGATCCTGGCCAGCCTGCTCGGTGCCTGTTCGCTGCTGCCCAAGGCGCAGCCAATCGACACCTACCTGCTACCGCCCTCCACCCTCGCCAACAAAGCCAGCGGCGTGGCGCTCACCCGCACCCTGAGCATCGCCCGCCCGCAAACCAGCCAGGCGCTCGACAGCACACGCATCGCCGTGCTGCCGGAGGGCAACCGCATCAGCAGCTACAAGGGCGCGCGCTGGGCCGACCCGGCGCCGTCACTGCTGCGTGATCGCCTGCTTGCCGTGCTGCGCAGCGATGGCCGCTTCCCGGCTCTGGTCAGCGACGAACAACACCTGCACAGCGACCTGGAACTGCTCGGCAACCTACTGAGCTTCCAGAGCGAATACCAAGACGGCCAACCCCATGCGGTGATCCGCCTGGATGCGCAACTGGTCGACAGCAACAGCCGGCGCATCCTCGCCAGCCGCCGCTTCGAAGTCAGCCAGCGCAGCAGCGATACCCAGGTCGCCGCACAGGTCGCCGCCTTCGGCAGCGCCAGCGATGCCCTGGCCAGCGAGCTGATCGACTGGCTGCTAAGCGCTGCCCCCAAAGCAGGACAAACCGCACCATGA